A region of Phalacrocorax carbo chromosome 7, bPhaCar2.1, whole genome shotgun sequence DNA encodes the following proteins:
- the DUSP28 gene encoding LOW QUALITY PROTEIN: dual specificity phosphatase 28 (The sequence of the model RefSeq protein was modified relative to this genomic sequence to represent the inferred CDS: deleted 1 base in 1 codon), whose product MLQLCKVTASLLISNARAACNEDLLTREGVTFCINVTRQQPFPGLQQVQGIRIPVFDDPAEDLYQYFEQCSDAIEEAVKSGGKCLVYCKNGRSRSAAICTAYLMRHRNLPLKDAFETVKTARPAAEPNAGFWSQLQRYEEDLQIPKQCEVLSKGLRNSNCEDVLNIVKRLATD is encoded by the exons ATGCTCCAGCTCTGCAAGGTCACCGCCTCACTGCTCATCAGCAACGCCAGGGCAGCCTGCAACGAGGACCTGCTCACGCGAGAGGGAGTCACCTTTTGCATTAATGTCACCAGGCAGCAGCCGTTCCCTGGCCTCCAGCAGGTCCAGGGCATACGCATACCTGTGTTTGATGATCCGGCTGAAGACCTGTATCAGTATTTTGAACAGTGCAGTGATGCCATAGAAGAGGCTGTGAAGAGCGGTGGGAAGTGCTTAGTTTACTGTAAAAATGGCCGCAGCCGATCAGCTGCCATTTGCACTGCTTATCTGATGAGACACAGAAACCTCCCACTCAAGGATGCCTTTGAG ACTGTGAAGACTGCCAGACCAGCAGCAGAACCCAATGCAGGATTTTGGTCTCAGCTGCAAAGATATGAAGAAGATTTGCAGATACCAAAGCAGTGTGAGGTGCTGAGCAAAGGACTGAGAAATAGCAAT TGTGAAGATGTTTTAAACATAGTTAAGAGGCTTGCTacagattaa